In one Leptospira yasudae genomic region, the following are encoded:
- the murB gene encoding UDP-N-acetylmuramate dehydrogenase, whose protein sequence is MSLALSESKIRNLKQSLESSKIPFRSEVRLGVLSSFKIGGICPVVIEPESSEQVLEALHNFHKSEIPWKILGGGSNLLISDHPDNFVTLRLSGKFKEYESKGDGRFRIGAATNTTPTFRQISQLGFTGAEFLSTIPGWTGGAVIQNAGCYGGELFDLIQSVEFLREDEVLVRKPSEIQHGYRHTEFLKEKNSIILGIEILLKEGNLEEIEESLKDKRDRRNSSQPENKKSAGSVFKNPKIFREDGKEIKAWELIDQAGLRGKIRGGAQISPEHCNFIVNVGTATASDVNYLVELVLDKVFKTSGVRLNREIEYFGDIP, encoded by the coding sequence ATGTCTCTCGCTCTTTCCGAATCCAAGATCCGGAATCTAAAACAAAGCTTAGAATCCTCTAAAATCCCTTTTAGGTCGGAAGTCCGTCTCGGAGTTTTGTCTTCATTTAAAATCGGCGGTATCTGTCCGGTCGTCATCGAACCCGAAAGTTCGGAACAAGTATTAGAAGCCCTTCATAACTTTCATAAATCCGAAATTCCCTGGAAAATTCTCGGGGGTGGTTCCAACCTGTTGATTTCGGATCATCCGGATAACTTCGTAACTCTACGATTGTCGGGAAAATTTAAAGAGTATGAATCCAAGGGCGATGGACGGTTCCGGATCGGGGCCGCTACGAACACTACACCTACGTTTCGCCAAATCTCGCAATTGGGTTTTACCGGGGCAGAGTTTCTGAGCACAATACCTGGATGGACAGGGGGAGCTGTCATTCAAAATGCAGGGTGTTATGGTGGGGAACTTTTTGATTTGATTCAATCAGTTGAATTCTTAAGAGAAGATGAAGTTTTAGTTCGTAAACCTTCCGAAATTCAGCATGGATATAGGCACACGGAATTTCTAAAAGAAAAGAACTCAATCATCTTAGGGATCGAGATTCTTCTTAAAGAAGGAAATTTAGAAGAGATTGAAGAGTCGCTGAAGGATAAACGTGATCGAAGAAATTCCTCCCAACCCGAAAATAAAAAAAGTGCCGGTTCAGTTTTTAAGAATCCAAAAATTTTTCGGGAGGATGGAAAAGAAATCAAAGCGTGGGAATTGATCGACCAAGCTGGCTTGCGAGGTAAAATACGAGGCGGTGCACAAATATCTCCCGAACATTGTAATTTTATCGTTAATGTCGGAACTGCGACCGCTTCTGATGTAAATTATTTGGTAGAACTTGTTTTGGATAAGGTGTTCAAAACTTCTGGAGTTAGATTAAACAGAGAGATCGAATATTTCGGTGACATTCCGTGA
- a CDS encoding sensor domain-containing diguanylate cyclase, whose translation MTLKDTKPELIKLYSSIGKIITSSLEQQDILDAVMEEVRLFFSPENWSLMRYDESSEELFFLIAEGLELERIKNIRLKSGEGIAGSVVQTKSPVFVENARNDPRFSRKVDERTGFETKTIIAVPMIFRGQVHGVIELVNRFDGSSFSPEDLVILQTIADFTAISLVHSNQYEETKVLAFRDALTGVFNRNKLNHLKEEWSGRRMEDHRALVALLDLNDFKVINDSYGHKTGDLVLCHFANILRYVIRGTDKIFRIGGDEFLILVQHENKDKITQTQTRFHEAMSVLLRKCKDHNPPYNFTWGMSVGSLQKLDELIHEADLSMYASKD comes from the coding sequence ATGACCTTAAAAGATACAAAACCTGAGCTGATAAAACTGTATTCTTCGATCGGTAAAATTATTACATCATCGCTCGAACAACAAGATATCTTAGATGCAGTTATGGAAGAAGTCCGTTTATTCTTCAGCCCCGAAAACTGGAGTCTTATGAGATACGATGAAAGTTCTGAAGAATTGTTCTTTTTGATTGCCGAAGGACTTGAACTCGAACGAATTAAAAATATTCGATTAAAATCTGGAGAAGGAATCGCCGGTTCCGTTGTTCAAACGAAATCCCCCGTTTTTGTCGAAAACGCCAGAAACGATCCGCGATTTTCTCGAAAGGTCGATGAGCGAACCGGATTCGAAACGAAAACGATTATCGCCGTCCCGATGATTTTTAGAGGTCAAGTTCACGGAGTAATCGAGCTCGTGAATCGATTCGATGGTTCATCTTTTTCTCCGGAAGACTTGGTGATTCTGCAAACGATTGCCGACTTCACTGCGATTTCATTAGTTCATTCAAATCAATATGAAGAAACGAAAGTTCTTGCTTTTCGCGACGCTCTCACGGGAGTTTTTAATAGAAACAAATTGAATCATCTAAAAGAAGAATGGTCCGGTAGACGGATGGAAGATCACCGAGCATTAGTTGCACTTTTAGATTTGAATGATTTCAAGGTAATTAACGATTCCTATGGTCACAAAACAGGAGACTTGGTTCTTTGCCATTTCGCTAATATTCTTCGATATGTGATTCGAGGAACTGACAAAATATTTCGAATCGGTGGCGATGAATTCTTAATCCTGGTACAGCACGAAAACAAAGATAAAATTACGCAGACTCAAACCAGATTCCATGAGGCAATGTCGGTATTGCTTAGAAAATGCAAAGATCACAATCCTCCTTACAATTTTACTTGGGGAATGTCTGTCGGTTCACTTCAAAAACTGGACGAATTAATTCACGAAGCGGATCTTTCTATGTATGCGTCGAAGGATTAA
- a CDS encoding DUF1564 family protein has translation MNGKKMHFPKFQHSRELRTSSGRFTADVYIPTKFYSYALKKIHQNRNLANYLKILLQRYKFEILKNQKPHRRERISYQTKSLGLIRMSFRPNEQDWAELRTLGRYLGTSMCKTFVLLMALEMRKSTVKEFLDQRIDKTKCKITSLVQSFSIKNQQIVFELIVDS, from the coding sequence ATGAACGGTAAAAAGATGCATTTCCCGAAATTCCAGCACAGCAGAGAATTGCGAACTTCAAGTGGAAGATTTACTGCTGATGTTTACATCCCAACTAAATTCTATTCGTATGCTCTCAAAAAAATTCATCAAAATAGAAATTTAGCAAACTATCTTAAAATTCTTCTTCAACGTTATAAATTTGAAATCTTAAAAAATCAAAAACCTCATAGACGAGAAAGAATATCATATCAAACGAAATCATTAGGTTTAATACGAATGTCGTTTCGACCGAACGAACAAGACTGGGCGGAACTCCGAACCCTCGGAAGATACTTGGGGACGTCTATGTGCAAGACATTCGTCCTCTTGATGGCTTTGGAAATGCGCAAATCGACTGTAAAGGAATTCTTGGATCAAAGAATTGATAAAACGAAATGCAAAATAACAAGTCTTGTTCAAAGTTTCTCGATCAAAAATCAACAAATTGTCTTTGAACTGATCGTTGATTCCTAA